In the genome of Scylla paramamosain isolate STU-SP2022 chromosome 2, ASM3559412v1, whole genome shotgun sequence, the window GGTCTGTTACTATACGCACAACTTACCCGTCCATGCAGTGAGCGGCGGTCAGGACCCACTCGTCGGAGATGAGGGAGCCGCCGCAGAAGTATATGTCGTCAATGAAGAGAGCGACTTGGTGGGGCCACGAGTTGGGGGTCGCCTCAGTACCCCCCACAATGCGAGCTGTAGGGAGGGTCATACATTGCACTGCACGTCAGAAATGGCAGCTTGATCACCGTATGAAATAAAACCTATTTAAATCAATCTAATTTACTTATCCTAtcaatttatctcctttttcttcagaggactcAATTTGAGAAGCTAATGGGCTGCTTACAGGACTTCACGGGGCCGAGGGGCGTGACGAGGGGCTTGGGGGATTTCCAGTGCCACGGTCTGCCCGCTGCGGGGTTACCGCtctaccggagagagagagagagagagagagagaggggtgggaggaAGCAATTAACTCAGTTAGTTACTGCTGTTATTTCTCGTGGAGGTGATAAGGACTGCAAGATGGACCCTTAATTCCTAGCGACTACTCACGGCGACGGCGACACAGAGGAGCAGGAAAGTGAGCCTGGCGATCAtatcggcggcggcggcgtggcaACATTACGTTTAGTTGTTCTTTTATAGCGAGCGCGCACTGCGGTGCGTGGCTGGGAACTCAACATGTGAATTCCTATCTTTGCTGTTttgcctttttcctctttttgaaTGATAATGTAAGGTAGTGACAGGCTTTTCCATCAATCCAAGGTCGTGATCATCGACAACGAATTTGCTTTCGAATGAAGGAACAAGATCGGTGATGTttacactaaagaaaataaaagcgtTATCCCGTCATGTTACGCACAAATCATCAGCAAATCATCATCTTACGTTTCAATTTACTGTTGAGGAAAGGTGCACGTGGTTTGAAAGCTTATACATTTGGTAAAAAGTACAGCACAGCAGTTCAACGCGGCATTTACCTTAATAAACATTACTGGTATAATTGGCGCAATGTGGTTAATGTGCAGCGCGCCATGAAGCCCCAGTCGTGTCAAGAGCCAGCCGGCACTCAGTAGCCGTCATGATGAGAGAGCTCGCTTACCTCCTCTTCATCGCTGTGGTTGTAAGGCAAACTTTTACGTGAACATCTGCCAGGTTAAGATTTCATGCCTAACTGCGTCTTTACCTTGAAACGCTGATGACCAAACTCACCATCCGCTCGACCCAAAGCTTActacttccctctctttcctctgcaGAGCGGTAACCCAGCGGCGGACAAGCCATGGTACTGGACGTTTTCGAGGCCACTTGTTACCCCAACTGGTACTCTAGCTGGATCGATAAGGTCGTGtgagtatcttttttttcattaagtgACTGtgcagcttaaaaaaaaaaaaaagtacttgacCTGAATATGATGACCCGCACAGCTCGCATCGTGGGCGGCGTGGAGGCGGTGCCCCACTCCTGGCCTCATCAGGTGGGTCTTTTCATTGATGACTTGTTCTTCTGCGGCGGCTCCCTCATCTCCAACGAGTGGGTGTTGACTGCCGCGCACTGCATGGACGGGTAAAAATTTCTTTGTGTTTcaatttacattttcatttgtcATTATAGTTTTCGTCTGCTTTCATGATCATAAGGTACAAACTGCTGTCTCATAAGAGGTAGTTTAATAATATGTAATTATTGACAACCTATGCAGAATGTTGAGCACCAAAGGAATAGATAAAGTAACAATGCAATTGACTagataaaaatatttattttttgttcttgtcttcaTTTATGATCATTGGGAGAGAAAACGAACACGTTGGTAGCAGAAAGATAAAATGTCGAGagatgtttgtttatatcagATAATTAACAGTCATCATGAACCAGTTATAAACGATGGCCCTGCCTGGATTTATAACAGCCATAACAACCATTAGTGTTTAGGTTCACTGACCTTTGAAATGGAAACGTAAAGGCGTAGAGAAGAACTTGCCACCTTACTCCATATGCCGAGAGGCCAGGGAAGGATGACACTACCCGCCCTGCACCAATACTGACGATTAAGTGCGGCATATCTTTATTACTTAGTATTTGGACACGCAAATGTCACACAAAAACCACCAGGAAAGACTTATATACATTTCTGTTTACTGCGAGGAGAGGTGcgcatatttaaaaaaaaaaaaccgtgaagGGGATTAATCTGATTTTGCAGAGCGGACTtcgtggaggtggtgatgggggcTCACAACATCAAAAGGAATGAGCCATGGCAACTTACAGCAAACAGCACCGACTTCTTCACCCACGAGGATTGGAATGCCACGATGCTCACCAACGACATTGCGCTCATCAGACTTCCCTTCTTCGTAACATTCAATAGTATGAAGATCATTTGCACTATTTTTTCCACACTTGTCTCTCACAAGAACTAGtcgtattttcaaaggccacggagatgattagccggggtCTCATGGGTGCTCTTTTCCATTGATGATGCGGGATTCttattaaactgtcactagaataatAAAAGCGCCCTTGAGAACCTTAATAATATTTACTGAAGCCTGTTGGAGAAGCAAGAGATATGACAAGGGAATTCCCATTTCTTCATGAACATGTAACAAAGATTTATGATACATACAGGAGAATAGAATTGTGTGCTTCCTTCCCAGGCTACATCAATTCCATCCGCCTGCCTTCCTCTGCCATTGGAACGGGTCAAGTTGTCGTCGCCACAGGCTGGGGCATCTACTCCAATGGTTCTGCTCGCATATCAGTTATCTTTATTCTATAGTTTACTGATTACACTCTTGGTGCAATTCATCTTTTACTTCCACCCTGCTCAGTAAATGGCTTGGTAGTGCTCTATGtgatacatcttttttttattctttctttgagTCCTGCCAATCATCATAACTTGCATAGATAAAAAGTGGCGTTCAGGTTCACTATAATGCTTAATTACTTTCAGATGAGTCGGCCATATCACCGGTTCTGCGGGAGGTGCAACTAACGATCATCAGCAATGCAGCATGTCGGGAAGCATACCACTACTACATTCATCCATATGTTGTCTGTAGCGATGGCTCCCCCGGCAAAGGCACCTGCAATGTACGGCTGCCATTTCTTTGTAGATCTATGACTTTTGAAGGAAAACTTTATGAGATGACTGGAACTTGTATTTTTCTATGAAAGAgggacagcaaaaaaaaaaaaaatgaaaagaagaccaATTGAAGGTACCAGTCCCTAAACAATATttaaaaggattatccaaacttataataaaaaaaaagctacctTCTTTCTAagctaacattttcttaatcgaATCAAAAAAGAAGCCCACTGAACGTACCAGAAACCCAAGAGTAGTCAAAAAGGATTAACAAACAAATGGTTATCCAAAATTCTAATAGCagacaaaactttttttcaaACAATTCCCTAATCGAGTCATATCTTCTCAAGGGTGACTCAGGCAGCCCCATCAACAAAGACGGGGAGATCCATGGCATCACATCGTTCGGGGCCGCTGTGGGATGCGCGGTGGGCTTCCCAGACGCATTCACGCGCATCTACCACTACCTCGATTGGATCCACGACAAGACTGGAATCACCCCTTAAACGACGCTACCAGACTGGGAATAGTGACACTACAAAACtctgaaggacacacacacacacacacacacacacacacacacacacagacagacagaaacagaaagacacTACAGCCTTCAGATCTGTGGCCTTTTTGAAGTAACGGGAGAAACTTAAGAACAGCCACCTTTGTGTCATCTCTTCAGCAACAACAAGCTGTtacttccactctccctccctcccgctctctctctctctctctctctctctctctctctctctctctctctctctctctctctctctctctctctctctctcattaatacgTATTGCAAGTGTGCTGACTGATTTGAACTCCCAATTACCGAAAATTAATGGAAcgtaaaagaagataaaaaaaaaatcgctctAAACTGACTGATTATTTCTCTATCACACTTAACATTAAAGGATGAACGTGTAATATAATCACCGACACATTAATCATCAGCAGCTCGAATGAAGGGACATGAGCTGAGGTCAGGTAGGTCAGGTCAAGTAAAGATTATGACAGGAATGACAGGTATAGACTTTTTTTCTCACAATTCATCTGGTTTTGTTAGgttctgtctatctttttatttatctatctgttcatctatctatctacctatctgtctatttatctttgtatttcctttgtttgtttgtttctttttttcttttagataaGTTATCTGTAGCGAaagtagcaacacacacacacacacacacacacacacacgatggtaATGACAGTTCTAGCTTGGCCTGCTCTCTGCTGAATGAAGGGAACCACAACCTGAGGTGACGCCTGCTTAAATAGTGCTCCGCACCTGCGAGAAATAACAGATGGAATAGGTCACAGGTTAGCGAGATATGGAAGAAGACGCAATATCgtagttttcattaatttatacttgtcaaaactctcaaaataaacctatttatatatctaaAGGCGTCTATAAATAACAAACAGAGGGTTTTGCACTGCTTATAAGGAACATCAAAGCTtgtgttctgaaacacttcggaGTTTCATAAGAACTATTTTTCAAGACCTCGAACTACATTATCATTCGTATCATCATAAATGTTCTTCGCATTAACGATGCAGAACACTTGTTAAATTAACACTAGAATTATGGAGAATACTCTTGAAACCCCCAGTAACTTTCCCTAAAGCTCTTACAGGTACTCGAGATAAACTTACTacagaaatgtttgaaaacagCCCCTGGTTTCAGTTCATGTTAGTGTTTCATGACAGATTAACTAAATTAAccctagaaccttgaaaacacccttgaaaacgccagtAACTTCCCTTTTAGCTCTTACAAGTAATCAAGATAAGCAGCGTAAAAATTTGAGAATACTGTCCCAAGTTTCAATTTATGTTAGTAATTCACGGAGACCGGTTAAATtaccactaaaatcatgaaaaccacTCTCGAAGACCTTTGTAACTACCACCCCGTGCAAGAATTCGACATAAGCTTAGCGCAGAAACGTGAGAATACGGCTCAGTTTATGCTAGTGCTTTATGACAGACTCGCCTGATTGCCTTTGATGGACATCAGAGCCTTCGGGGTGGGTGAAGAGTGACCAAAACACCTATGTTTGTTAGGAATATCACCCAACACACAGAGGCTACAGTAGTTATCTATAAGTACTGGTTCACAGACGAGTACGAATGCACCCTGATAACCGCTGGTGAGATATCCAGGTTGTAgccacacacataaacacacacacacacacacacacacacacacacacacacacacacaaaaaaaaaaaaataaaataaaataaaataaaatattactgCGTCCCTGAAATCTTGGAAATTACGCTCCCACGGACTGATGCACGGACGATGATTAAAAGTATGGAAGAATGTACGGTCTTGGTTAACAAGACAGTaacttcccactctctctctctctctctctctctctctctctctctctctctctctctctctctctctctctctctctcttctcgatCCAATCTGCTGATAATTTGcatgaaaacacagaaaagaagaaaaaagggggactatttttgtcttctctatAATACTGAACTATTTAAGAAACTGtggcacacaaaaaaaatgccgGAAAAAGTTGTACGTGGTTATGAAATAAAAGAACGTCCAGCAGTGAATGGGTTAAGTCACATACAACGAATAGAATTTTAGAAAACGTTCaacactttttacttttttttttactttgtttgtacttgttcttattcttttttatttctagtttttttacttatttattatgttttcattttattacatAATTTACTTACTTCTAAGTTTTATTCatactttttacttatttaactttatttacttatttctgttttttttttttttttttttttgtgtgtgtgtgtgtgtgttttatgtaggaggaacaccggcTATGGgcaacaaaattctaaaaaaaaaaagcccactgagatgccggtcccgaatagggtccgaagcggtaatcaaaaattgaaggataagtgtcttgaaacctccttcttgaaggagttcaggtcacaggaaggtgaaaatacagaagcaggcagggagtcccagagtttaccagagaaagggatgaacggTTGAggatgctggttaactcttgcattagagaggtggacagaataggggtgagagaaagaataaagtctcGTGCGGCGAGGccgtgggaagaggggaggcatgcagttagcaagatcaggacagcagttagcatgaaaataggggtagaagacagctagagatgcaacattgcggcgatgagtgagaggctgaagacagtcagttagaggagaggagttgatgagacgaaaaccttttgGTTCCACCCTGCCTGGTATGTGGTATGTGTGGaaccaccagacatgtgaagcatactctatacatggacgaataaggcccttgtacagagttagcagctggggggagagaaaaactggcagagacgtctcagaacgtctaacttcatagaaactgttttagcaagagatgagatgagaaatttccagtttagattataagaaaagaacagaccgaggatgttcagtgtagaagagggggacagctgagtgtcaccgAAGAAGAGacgatagttgtctggaaggttgtgtcgagttgatagatggaggaattgagttgttgaggcattgaacaataccaaggttgctctgccccaatcagaaattttagagagatcagaagtcaggcctTCTGTGGCCtccttgcgtgaactgtttacttcctgaagggttggacgtctgtgaaaaggtgtggaaaagttcagggtgatatcagcgtaggagtggatagggcaggaagtttggtttagaagatcattgatgattaattggaagagagtgggtgacacgacaaaatcctgaggaacaccactgttaatagatttagtagaagaacagtgaccgtctaccacagcagtaatagaacggtcagaaaggaaacttgagatgaagttacagagaggaggatagaagtcGCAggagtttggaaatcaaagctttgtgccagattctatcaaaagcgtTTCATATGTCtagggcaacagcaaaagtttcaccaaaatctctaaaagaggatgaccaaaactcagtaaggaaagccagaagatcaccagtagaacggccttgacggaacccatactggcgatcagatagaagtttgtgaagtgatagatgtttaagaatcttcctattgaggatagatcaaaaactttagataagcaggaggttaaagcaataggacggtagttttaggaactagaacggtcaccctttttaggaagaggctgagtgtaggcaaacttccagcaagaaggaaaggtagattttgacagacagagttgaaagagtttgactaggcaaggtgcaggcacggaggcgtagttttggagaacaatagcagggaccccatcaggtccataagccttccaagggtttaggccagcgagtgTGCGGAAAATTTCATTGCGacgaattttaataggtagaatgaagtagtcagagggtggaggagagggaggaacaagtcctgatTCATTCAAGGGagagttttttgcaaaggtttgagggaagagttcagctttagagatgaatgtgatagcagcggtgccatctggctgaaatagaggagggaaagaagaagaagcaaagttattggagatatttttggctagatgccagaagtcacgaggagggttatatcttgaaagattttgacactttctattaatgaaggagtttttggctagttggagaacagacttggcgtggttcctggcagaaatataaagtgcatgagattctggagatggaaggcttaagtaccttttgtgggccacctctctatcatgtatagcacgagaacaagctgtgttaaactaaggtttggaaggtttaggtcgagaaaaagaatgaggaatgtacgcctccatgccagacacctctgttatgcgctcggcacacaaagacgggacTCTGTCACGgatgcagtagtcattccaagaaaaatcagcaaaatacctcctcaggtcaccccaactagcagaggcaaaacgccagaggcacctccgcttagcgggatcctgaggagggatgggagcgacaggacaagatacagatatgagattgtgatcggaggagtccaacggagaagagagggtaagagcataaacagaaggattagaggttaagaaaaggtcaagaatgtttggcGTATCTCctagatggtcaggaatacgagtagggtgttgcaccatttgctctaggtcgtgggagatagcaaagttgaaggcttgttcaccaggatggtcagtgaagggagaggaaagccaaagctggtggtgaacattgaagtctccaagaatggaggtcttcacaaaagggaagagagtcagtatgtgctccagtttggaagttaagtagtcaaagaatttcttatagtcagaggagttaggtgagaggtatacagcacagataaattcagtttgagagtgactctgtagtcgtaaccagatggtcgaaaactcggaaaattcaagagcgtgggcacgagaacaagttaagtcattgcgcacataaatgcaagaaCCAGATTTGGactgaaaataaggataaagaaagtaagagagaaaagaaaaggggctacagtcaattgcctcagacacctgtgtttcagtgaggaaaagaagatgaggtttagtagaggagaggtgatgttctacagattgaaaattagatctaagacagagaatgttgcagaagttaatgtgtgtgtgtgtgtgtgtgtgtgtgtgtgtgtgtgtgtgtgtgtgtgtgtgtgtgtgtgtgtgtgtgtgtgtgtgtgtgtgtgtgtgtgtgtgtgtgtgtgtgtgtgtgtgtttatgtgtgtgtgtgtgtgtgtgtgtttgtgtttgtgtgtgtgtgtgtgtgtgtgtgtgtgtgtgtgtgtgtgtgtgtgtgtgtgtgtgtgtgtgtgtgtctatatctTTAACTGTTGCACGTAACGTTGCACGTGTCGTGCTGTGGATTAAGTGATTAAAATTTACGAACATAAGGACAAAGGGCACTCACACACTGGGACTCTTGAGGAACATTCTGTAAAGTAAAGTGAAAATGAAGTagaataaagtaaagtaaagttaaatgaactaaataaatataataccaATAAACATATATCTGACGAGCAACATAATATCAATAAGCATCTAAACGAGCGAAGAAAAGCCAACTATGTTAAAAGCAATTTAATAAAAAGTTTGCAATAAGGTCAATTCCGCCTACTTTCTAtctcttgctttccttcacgcttcctttctcatctgctttctttcataaatatttttacatttctccctcttgtaaaaaaaataaaaataaataaataaaataaaaatgcaagcCGCAAGAAACCCTTAGGCCTATAGGTGGTAGTCCTGTATAGAGCATGCCTACTTATTACTTACACAATTCATCCTCATCCGTAAATTTCTCTAACCCCCTTTTCCCTAACCACTCTTTTCACTCGGCACTAACAAGCTGATTGGTGACTTAGGAAAATGTGCagatttttttagatttttatttgtatttactgCATAAAATATTTAGttctatttattcacttatttatttatttacttatttatttatttatttattcattcattcattcatgtcttcatctgttttcttactaatttatatatttaccatttatctgtttatctatttacttatttatttatctatttatatttatctattcatctaataatttacttatttattttatttattcattcatccattcaatcattcgttcattcatttacttctttacttatctattcattcatttacctaaggtgtttattcatctatttattcagcTATCCATTCATTGTTTCATTCCATCAACTATTCCTCATACAACAGGCTCACTTGGTCTTGCTCTGTTTAGCTACCTACccatctatttacttatcatcTCATTAATATCTTCCATGCAGCTAGCTCACTCAGTCTTCACCCCAAACCCCCGCACAGTAGGTTAGGTAACACACAGCAGGGACGCGCCAGCTGTCACCTGTACACGTCCCAGATTGCACTGGCGGTGGTGGCGCCATCGTGACCGCCACCGTCACCTCGGAATTCCCGCCTCTTCCCTCGTTGCTCTCattgcagaggaagaggagaaggaggaggaggaggaggaggaggaggaggaggaggaggaggaggaggaggacgcggtagattaaaagaggaggacgtggtggaggaagaggaggggagtatGGGAATTGGAGAAGGtaaagggggaaaaggaaggggtacaggagagggaagaggagggggaggtggaggaagaggagagggaggaggggacagaGACGGAGGACGAgtaagaatacaaaggaatacaaaggaatacaaaggaaggaatagatagCAACAGCCTTAATGGACTTGACGAGGATATGTGTGACtatactaccactacagatttcATGAGTAAGAGGTAAAAGAGCAACAAGGGTCagggaacataagaacataagaacataagaaataagggaagctgcaagaagcgaccaggcttacacgtggcagtccctgtatgaaacacacctacctatttccatctgctatccccatccataaacttgtctaatcttctcttaaagctctctagtgtcctagcactaactacatgattactaagttcgttccactcatctaccactctatttgagaaccaattttttcctatctccttcctaaacataaatttttcaagcttgaactcgttatttcttgttctaccctggttgctgatcctaagaattttgtttacatctcccttgttataacccttataccacttaaagacttctataaggtcccctcttaacctacgtctctctaaagaatgtaaatttaacaacttcaacctcgcctcgtatggaatactcctcatcccctgtatccttttagtcattctcctctgtactgattctaatagacctatatctttcctgtaatgtggggaccagaattgcaccgcgtagtctagatgaggtctgaccagcgccaagtataactttaatattacttccggaaGGAACACCATGCAGcacacagggagagaaagaaggaaagaaggaaaggtggagagagaaacaTGTTACTCTGTCtaatattatataaaaagagaaggaggaggaggaggacggccaGCTTGGGGTTAGGACCAGAACAGTTTTGAAGCGATTCATTAAGTAATAATTATTAACGTATTgaatttcattacttttttatttattatcttatttttagcTATTTGTGTATTTCGTGACACTACGTAGTATGTCGTTTTGGGCTTTTTGAAAAGACTACGAACATATCCACTTGAATTTATATAGTAAAGATCGTTGTAGGTGTTATTATTTGAATAGGAACGTTCATATCGATTCGTGTTCTTTTCATTGTAAGAagcagaataaaaagaaaaaaaaaaaaaaaacgaaagaaacgcAACTTGTCAACAAGGAAAATTACCTGAATATTATTTGAGCAGAAAAGTTCATATCGATTCATGTTCTGTtcagtgtaaaaaaataaaaaataaataaataaataaataaatagataaataaaaatgagaaaaaaaaacagcacaacaataaaacaaagaaaacaacacaacatgTCATCGAGAGGAATTGCGTGAATGTCATTCGAGTAGAAAAGTTTATATcaatttatgttgttttgttcactggagagagagagagagagagagagagagagagagagagagagagagagagagagagagagagagagagagagagagagagagagagaacaaaaacaacaccgcAACATGCCACGAAAAGAGGAATTACCTGAAACACAAACTGATGCAATGGCCTCCAGTCGGCGGGTTTTCCCTTAGCATTGAAGGCTGCACTAATAAGCCCTGGTGTGAACAGCCACCTGCACCGACCACTACGTCTTAGCCACTATCGGTGccacgtttgtgtgtgtgtgtgtgtgtgtgtgtgtgtgtgtgtgtgtgtgtgtgtgtgtgtgtgtgtgtgtgtgtgtgtgttttccaccTTTAGATTAGACTGCTGCATTACTCAGATGACCTACCCCACCGTTCTTCTCCACACATAATTTCTTCACTAATCCAAGTCTTTCATAAAATGTCATCCTCCACGACGTAATCAATCCACACGTTctcccaagttttttttttatttgtttatttattttcacttatttgtttgattttttttttttttttatgtaagagaggcactgagttagggcaacaaaagaacgcaaaagaaagaaagaaagaaaaaagaaaaggcccattgaggtgccagtTCCTAACTTTGTCCTACCACTctcatccttcaatttcttATGCTTACTTAGTGAAAAGCTTACAACATCCAGGTCTGGGGGAACGCAAGATACAAGGAAACTATCTGTATGAGTATCAAGTCCACAGGTTCTTATCGCTTACCCGCTTACGCTACTATAAGCACCTTTCTCTTGCCGAAACTGGAGTCAAGATCTGCCATACACCTTACGTG includes:
- the LOC135106255 gene encoding brachyurin-like, producing the protein MMRELAYLLFIAVVSGNPAADKPWYWTFSRPLVTPTGTLAGSIRSSRIVGGVEAVPHSWPHQVGLFIDDLFFCGGSLISNEWVLTAAHCMDGADFVEVVMGAHNIKRNEPWQLTANSTDFFTHEDWNATMLTNDIALIRLPFFVTFNSYINSIRLPSSAIGTGQVVVATGWGIYSNDESAISPVLREVQLTIISNAACREAYHYYIHPYVVCSDGSPGKGTCNGDSGSPINKDGEIHGITSFGAAVGCAVGFPDAFTRIYHYLDWIHDKTGITP